One stretch of Thermus filiformis DNA includes these proteins:
- the metX gene encoding homoserine O-acetyltransferase MetX has protein sequence MSEPSVLWETWGEHEAILLKPPRSPRRVPPPVPRTAVLFPRREGFYTELGGFLPEVRLRFETYGRLSRRRDNAFLVFHALTGSAHLAGHYSDEVFARLSPLEQAFGREGWWDALVGPGRVLDPALHYVISANHLGSCYGSTGPTSLDPRTGRPYGKDFPPLTIRDLARAQARLLDHLGVEQATVIGGSLGGMVALEFALMYPERVRKLIVLAAPPVHGPWARAFNRLSREAILKDPGFAEGGYERQPEGLKLARAIAMLSYRAPASFQKRWADDPAQGESYVVYQGEKFARRFDANTYLVLSQAMDTHDVGRGRGGVEAALARLKGIRSLFVGIDSDLLYTKEEVREMARLAGGRYQEIQSPHGHDAFLIETDQVERILDSFL, from the coding sequence ATGAGCGAGCCCAGCGTGCTTTGGGAGACCTGGGGGGAGCACGAGGCCATCCTCCTCAAGCCCCCCCGCTCCCCCAGGCGCGTCCCGCCTCCCGTCCCCCGGACCGCCGTCCTCTTCCCCCGGCGGGAGGGGTTCTACACCGAGCTCGGGGGGTTTCTGCCCGAGGTCCGGCTCCGGTTTGAGACCTACGGGCGGCTTTCCCGCAGGCGGGACAACGCCTTTTTGGTCTTCCACGCCCTTACGGGAAGCGCCCACCTGGCCGGCCACTACTCGGACGAGGTCTTCGCCCGCCTCTCCCCCCTGGAGCAGGCCTTCGGCCGGGAGGGGTGGTGGGACGCCCTGGTGGGCCCCGGCCGGGTCCTGGACCCCGCCCTCCACTACGTGATCTCGGCCAACCACCTGGGGAGCTGCTACGGCTCCACCGGCCCCACCTCCTTGGACCCCCGGACGGGCCGGCCCTACGGGAAGGACTTCCCGCCCCTCACCATCCGCGACCTGGCCCGGGCCCAGGCCCGGCTTCTGGACCACCTGGGGGTGGAGCAGGCCACGGTCATCGGGGGGAGCCTGGGGGGGATGGTGGCCCTGGAGTTCGCCCTTATGTACCCGGAGCGGGTGAGGAAGCTCATCGTCCTGGCCGCCCCCCCGGTGCACGGCCCTTGGGCCCGGGCCTTCAACCGCCTCTCCCGGGAGGCCATCCTGAAGGACCCCGGCTTCGCCGAGGGCGGCTACGAGCGCCAGCCCGAGGGGCTCAAGCTGGCCCGGGCCATCGCCATGCTGAGCTACCGGGCCCCCGCGAGCTTCCAGAAGCGCTGGGCGGACGACCCGGCCCAGGGGGAGAGCTACGTGGTCTACCAGGGGGAGAAGTTCGCCCGGCGGTTTGACGCCAACACCTACCTGGTCCTCTCCCAGGCCATGGACACCCACGACGTGGGCCGGGGGCGGGGCGGGGTGGAGGCGGCCCTGGCCCGGCTAAAGGGGATACGGAGCCTCTTCGTGGGGATTGACTCCGACCTCCTCTACACCAAGGAGGAGGTGCGGGAGATGGCCCGGCTCGCCGGAGGGCGCTACCAGGAGATCCAAAGCCCCCACGGGCACGATGCCTTCCTGATAGAGACCGACCAGGTGGAGCGGATCTTGGACAGCTTCCTCTAA
- the mnmE gene encoding tRNA uridine-5-carboxymethylaminomethyl(34) synthesis GTPase MnmE, giving the protein MRSLRDPICAIATPPGKAAIGVVRLSGEGALEVAARVFRGKDPRRLPGGRFTLGEVVDPKTGEAIDQALLLVFRAPRSYTGEDAAEFQTHGSPAVLRRVLEALVQAGARVAGPGEFTLRAYLNGRMDLAQAEAVLALVEAEGDLARRQALRGVSGALSERIRRLADRLLDLLAHVQALLDYPEEGVEPHRAEGVIREVLEEVQALLASSRAGRLAQKGARLALIGAPNAGKSSLLNALLGYERALVSPVPGTTRDYLEAPLELFGIPLVAVDTAGVRDTEDPVERAGVERALRIAEEADLVLYVADRSKPRPEPPPLPWERTLKVATKADLPPLWEDPEYLAVSSRTGEGLWALKEAIRKRLLGEASEAVWLLSERQVEALERAKAHLEEALGAPEDLMGLSLEEAVGALNALLGLEVGEEVVERVFRNFCVGK; this is encoded by the coding sequence ATGCGAAGCCTTCGCGACCCCATCTGCGCCATCGCCACCCCCCCGGGCAAGGCGGCGATCGGGGTGGTGCGCCTCTCCGGGGAGGGGGCCCTGGAGGTGGCCGCCCGGGTCTTCCGGGGGAAGGACCCGCGCCGCCTCCCGGGGGGGCGGTTCACCCTGGGGGAGGTGGTGGACCCAAAGACGGGGGAGGCGATAGACCAGGCCCTCCTCTTGGTCTTCCGCGCCCCCCGCTCCTACACGGGGGAGGACGCGGCGGAGTTCCAGACCCACGGGAGCCCCGCCGTGCTGCGCCGGGTCCTGGAGGCCCTGGTCCAGGCGGGGGCCCGGGTGGCGGGCCCCGGGGAGTTCACCCTAAGGGCCTACCTGAACGGGAGGATGGACCTGGCCCAGGCGGAGGCGGTCCTGGCCCTGGTGGAGGCCGAGGGGGACCTGGCCCGGAGACAGGCCCTAAGGGGGGTCTCGGGGGCGCTCTCGGAGAGGATCCGCCGCCTGGCGGACCGGCTTCTGGACCTCCTGGCCCACGTCCAGGCCCTCCTGGACTACCCCGAGGAGGGGGTGGAGCCCCACCGGGCGGAAGGGGTCATCCGCGAGGTCCTGGAGGAGGTCCAGGCCCTCCTGGCCTCCTCGAGGGCGGGCCGGCTGGCGCAAAAGGGAGCGCGCCTGGCCCTGATCGGGGCCCCGAACGCGGGCAAGAGCAGCCTCCTGAACGCCCTTTTGGGGTATGAGCGGGCCCTGGTCTCCCCCGTCCCCGGCACCACCCGGGACTACCTCGAGGCCCCCCTGGAGCTCTTCGGCATCCCCCTGGTGGCGGTGGACACCGCCGGGGTGCGGGACACGGAGGACCCGGTGGAACGGGCCGGGGTGGAGCGGGCCCTGAGGATCGCGGAGGAGGCGGACCTGGTCCTCTACGTGGCCGACCGCTCCAAGCCCCGGCCCGAGCCCCCTCCCCTTCCCTGGGAGCGGACCCTCAAGGTGGCCACCAAAGCCGACCTCCCGCCCCTTTGGGAGGACCCCGAGTACCTGGCCGTCTCCAGCCGGACGGGGGAGGGGCTTTGGGCCCTGAAGGAGGCCATCCGCAAGCGGCTTCTGGGAGAGGCCTCCGAGGCGGTCTGGCTCCTCTCTGAGCGGCAGGTGGAGGCCCTGGAGCGGGCCAAGGCCCACCTGGAGGAGGCCCTGGGGGCCCCGGAGGACCTGATGGGCCTCTCCCTGGAGGAGGCGGTGGGGGCGCTGAACGCCCTTTTGGGCCTCGAGGTGGGGGAAGAAGTGGTGGAGCGGGTCTTCCGCAACTTCTGCGTGGGCAAATGA
- the hemL gene encoding glutamate-1-semialdehyde 2,1-aminomutase, with the protein MERPRSQALFQEAQAHIPGGVSSPVRAFKAVGGTPPYLVRGEGAYVWDLDGNRYLDYVLSWGPLILGHAHPEVLSRVREVMEKGLTFGAPHPLEVELARAVKRAFPVDLVRFVSSGTEATMSALRLARGYTNRPYIVKFRGNYHGHADGLLVEAGSGALTLGVPSSAGVPEAYARLTLVLEYNDPEGLRALLKERGEEIAAIIFEPVVGNAGVLVPTEEFLKALHEAKDYGVLLIADEVMTGFRLAFGGATERFGLKPDLVTLGKVLGGGLPAAAYAGRREVMEKVAPLGPVYQAGTLSGNPLAMAAGLATLEILEGNPGHYARLEALGARLEAGLKAVLSRKGVPHAVNRVGSMLTVFFTEGPVVTFKDAQRTDTALFRRFFHGLLDRGVYWPPSNFEAAFLSVAHTEEDVDKTLEAVEKAL; encoded by the coding sequence ATGGAGCGTCCGCGTTCGCAAGCGCTTTTCCAGGAGGCCCAGGCGCACATCCCCGGCGGGGTGTCCAGCCCGGTGCGGGCCTTCAAGGCCGTGGGGGGCACCCCCCCGTACCTGGTCCGGGGGGAGGGGGCGTACGTCTGGGACCTGGACGGGAACCGCTACCTGGACTACGTCCTGAGCTGGGGGCCCCTGATCCTGGGCCACGCCCACCCGGAGGTCCTAAGCCGGGTGCGGGAGGTGATGGAGAAGGGGCTCACCTTCGGAGCCCCCCACCCCCTCGAGGTGGAGCTGGCCCGGGCGGTGAAGCGGGCCTTCCCCGTGGACCTGGTCCGCTTCGTGAGCTCGGGGACGGAGGCCACCATGAGCGCCCTCCGCCTGGCCCGGGGGTACACGAACAGGCCCTACATCGTCAAGTTCCGGGGCAACTACCACGGCCACGCGGACGGCCTCCTGGTGGAGGCGGGCTCCGGGGCCCTGACCCTGGGGGTCCCCTCCAGCGCCGGGGTCCCCGAGGCCTACGCCCGGCTCACCCTGGTCCTGGAGTACAACGACCCCGAGGGGCTGAGGGCGCTTCTTAAGGAGCGGGGCGAGGAGATCGCCGCCATCATCTTTGAGCCGGTGGTGGGCAACGCCGGGGTCCTCGTCCCCACGGAGGAGTTCCTGAAGGCCCTGCACGAGGCCAAGGACTATGGGGTCCTCCTCATCGCCGACGAGGTGATGACCGGGTTCCGCCTGGCCTTTGGCGGGGCCACGGAGCGCTTCGGCCTGAAGCCGGATTTGGTCACCCTGGGGAAGGTCCTGGGCGGGGGGCTTCCCGCCGCCGCCTACGCGGGCAGGCGGGAGGTGATGGAGAAGGTGGCCCCCCTGGGGCCGGTCTACCAGGCGGGGACCCTCTCCGGCAACCCCCTGGCCATGGCGGCGGGGCTCGCCACCCTGGAGATCCTGGAAGGGAACCCCGGCCACTACGCCCGCCTCGAGGCCCTGGGGGCCCGGCTGGAGGCGGGGCTTAAGGCGGTCCTCTCCCGCAAGGGCGTTCCTCACGCGGTGAACCGCGTGGGCTCCATGCTCACCGTCTTCTTCACCGAGGGGCCGGTGGTGACCTTCAAAGACGCCCAGCGCACGGACACCGCCCTCTTCCGGCGCTTCTTCCACGGCCTTTTGGACCGGGGGGTCTACTGGCCGCCCTCCAACTTTGAGGCGGCCTTCCTCTCCGTGGCCCACACCGAGGAGGACGTGGACAAGACCCTGGAGGCGGTGGAAAAGGCCCTCTGA
- a CDS encoding alpha-ketoacid dehydrogenase subunit beta, with translation MRTLNLVQAVREALDLALAKDERVLVFGEDVGRLGGVFRVTEGLQEKYGEGRVFDTPLAESGILGLAIGLAMGGMRPVAEIQFAGFLYPALDQILSHLGRWRHRSRGRVGLPVVVRAPYGGGVHTPEQHADSPEAILAHTPGVKVVIPSSPERAKGLLLAAIEDEDPVFFLEAIKLYRGSRAEVPEGYYTLPLGKARVLREGGAATLVGYGGMVEVMLEAAEVAAREGVEVTVVDLETLVPLDEDTLLEAVRETGRAIVVYEAMRTGGFGAEIAARIAEGALDYLQAPVLRVAGWDAPYPPFSAVEHHYRPNAKRVLAALRQVLTH, from the coding sequence GTGCGGACGCTTAACCTGGTGCAGGCCGTCCGCGAGGCCCTGGACTTGGCCCTGGCCAAGGACGAGCGGGTCCTGGTCTTCGGGGAGGACGTGGGGCGGCTGGGCGGGGTCTTCCGGGTGACGGAGGGCCTGCAGGAGAAGTACGGGGAGGGGCGAGTCTTTGACACCCCCCTGGCGGAAAGCGGCATCCTGGGGCTCGCCATCGGCCTGGCCATGGGGGGGATGCGGCCCGTGGCCGAGATCCAGTTCGCCGGCTTCCTCTACCCCGCTTTGGACCAGATCCTCTCCCACCTGGGCCGGTGGCGGCACCGCTCCCGGGGCCGGGTGGGGCTTCCCGTGGTGGTCCGGGCCCCCTACGGCGGCGGGGTCCACACCCCCGAGCAGCACGCCGACTCCCCGGAGGCCATCCTGGCCCACACCCCCGGGGTCAAGGTGGTCATCCCCTCGAGCCCCGAAAGGGCCAAGGGCCTCCTCCTCGCCGCCATAGAGGACGAGGACCCGGTCTTCTTCCTCGAGGCCATCAAGCTCTACCGGGGCAGCCGGGCCGAGGTGCCCGAGGGCTACTACACCCTTCCTTTGGGAAAGGCCCGGGTCCTGAGGGAGGGCGGGGCCGCCACCTTGGTGGGCTACGGGGGGATGGTGGAGGTGATGCTGGAGGCGGCAGAGGTGGCGGCCCGGGAGGGGGTGGAGGTCACGGTGGTGGACCTGGAGACCCTGGTCCCCCTGGACGAGGACACCCTCCTGGAGGCGGTGAGGGAGACGGGCCGGGCCATCGTGGTCTACGAGGCCATGCGCACCGGGGGCTTCGGGGCCGAGATCGCCGCCCGCATCGCCGAGGGGGCCTTGGACTACCTCCAGGCCCCCGTCCTCAGGGTGGCGGGCTGGGACGCCCCCTACCCCCCCTTCAGCGCGGTGGAGCACCACTACCGCCCGAACGCCAAGAGGGTCCTCGCCGCCTTGCGTCAGGTGCTCACCCATTGA
- the pdhA gene encoding pyruvate dehydrogenase (acetyl-transferring) E1 component subunit alpha: protein MKLKVVSYLDKGEFPLGEEEALALYRAMRRARFFDEKALTLQRQGRLGVYAPFMGQEAAQVGLALALKRTDWVVPSYRESALLLAHGLPIHTLLLYWRAHPAGWRFPEGVRAVNPYIPIATQIPQAVGLALAGRYRGEDWVVATSIGDGGTSEGDFHEGLNFAAVFNAPVVFLVQNNGYAISVPRAKQMRVDYIARRAEGYGIPGVVVDGNDAIAVYLEAKKAVARARKGEGPTLLEALTYRLAPHTTSDDPSRYRTREEEETWRRKDPLLRLRGALEERGLWDGEREKALLDELEEEFARELALADAAPEPRPEEIVEHVYKEMGPDQRRAWEVLRADA, encoded by the coding sequence GTGAAGCTAAAAGTCGTCTCCTATCTGGACAAGGGCGAGTTTCCCCTAGGCGAGGAGGAAGCCCTCGCCCTCTACCGGGCCATGCGCAGGGCCCGGTTTTTTGACGAGAAGGCCCTCACCCTACAGCGCCAAGGCCGGCTCGGGGTCTACGCCCCCTTCATGGGGCAGGAGGCGGCCCAGGTGGGCCTGGCCCTGGCCCTGAAGAGGACGGACTGGGTGGTGCCCTCCTACCGGGAAAGCGCCCTCCTCCTGGCCCACGGCCTGCCCATCCACACCCTCCTCCTCTACTGGCGGGCCCACCCCGCGGGCTGGCGCTTCCCCGAGGGGGTGCGGGCGGTCAACCCCTACATCCCCATCGCCACCCAGATCCCCCAGGCGGTGGGCCTGGCCCTGGCCGGGCGGTACCGGGGGGAGGACTGGGTGGTGGCCACCTCCATCGGGGACGGGGGGACGAGCGAGGGAGACTTCCACGAGGGCCTAAACTTCGCCGCCGTCTTCAACGCCCCCGTGGTCTTCCTGGTCCAGAACAACGGCTACGCCATCAGCGTGCCTAGAGCGAAGCAGATGCGGGTGGACTACATCGCCCGCCGGGCCGAGGGGTACGGCATCCCTGGGGTGGTGGTGGACGGGAACGACGCCATCGCCGTCTACCTCGAGGCCAAGAAGGCGGTGGCGCGGGCCCGCAAGGGGGAGGGGCCCACCCTTCTGGAGGCCCTCACCTACCGCCTCGCCCCCCACACCACCTCCGACGACCCCTCCCGCTACCGCACCCGGGAGGAGGAGGAAACCTGGCGGCGGAAGGACCCCCTTTTGCGCCTGAGGGGGGCCCTGGAGGAGCGGGGCCTCTGGGACGGGGAGCGGGAGAAGGCCCTTTTGGACGAGCTGGAAGAGGAGTTCGCCCGGGAGCTGGCCCTGGCGGACGCCGCCCCCGAGCCCCGGCCCGAGGAGATCGTGGAGCACGTGTACAAGGAGATGGGCCCCGACCAGAGGCGGGCCTGGGAGGTGCTCCGTGCGGACGCTTAA
- a CDS encoding pyridoxal phosphate-dependent aminotransferase encodes MRVHPRTRVAQESIFARMSRLAQEKGAVNLGQGFPSEPPPAFLLEAAGRALGRYDQYAPPAGHPRLREALAEEYGVEPEEVVVTSGATEAIHALLQTLVGPGDEVIVLEPFFDVYLPDAALAGAEARLVRLDLDEGGFRLDPKRLQEAVTPRTRLLLLNTPMNPAGLVFPEKTLEAIARLAQKHDLLIVSDEVYEELAFVPFPRMRAFAPERTFTVGSAGKRLEATGWRVGWIVGPKEVMPTLAGMRQWTSFCAPTPLQVAVAEGLKVARREGFYEALRSKYRARRDLLYGGLSALEFKAFLPEGTYFLMARLPHSAQDLLEAGVAAIPGEAFYREDPPEGLLRFAFCKKEEELHLALERLSRLREERGAW; translated from the coding sequence ATGCGCGTCCACCCCCGCACCCGGGTGGCCCAGGAGAGCATCTTCGCCCGGATGAGCCGCCTGGCCCAGGAAAAAGGGGCGGTCAACCTGGGCCAGGGCTTCCCCTCGGAGCCGCCCCCCGCCTTCCTTTTGGAGGCCGCAGGGAGGGCCCTCGGCCGGTACGACCAGTACGCCCCTCCCGCCGGCCACCCCCGTTTGCGGGAGGCCCTGGCGGAGGAGTACGGCGTGGAGCCGGAGGAGGTGGTGGTGACCAGCGGGGCCACGGAGGCCATCCACGCCCTCCTCCAGACCCTGGTGGGGCCCGGGGACGAGGTGATCGTCCTCGAGCCCTTCTTTGACGTCTACCTGCCGGACGCGGCCCTGGCGGGGGCCGAGGCCAGGCTGGTGCGCCTGGACCTGGACGAGGGGGGGTTCCGGCTGGACCCTAAGCGGCTCCAAGAGGCCGTGACCCCCAGGACCCGCCTCCTCCTCCTCAACACCCCCATGAACCCCGCGGGCCTGGTCTTCCCGGAAAAGACCCTGGAGGCCATCGCCCGCCTGGCCCAAAAGCACGACCTCCTCATCGTCTCCGACGAGGTGTACGAGGAGCTCGCCTTCGTCCCCTTCCCCAGGATGCGCGCCTTCGCCCCCGAGCGCACCTTCACCGTGGGGAGCGCGGGAAAGCGCCTCGAGGCCACGGGCTGGCGGGTGGGCTGGATCGTGGGGCCCAAGGAGGTCATGCCCACCCTGGCGGGGATGCGGCAGTGGACGAGCTTCTGCGCCCCCACCCCCCTGCAGGTGGCGGTGGCCGAGGGGCTTAAAGTGGCCCGCCGGGAGGGGTTCTACGAGGCCCTGCGGAGCAAGTACCGCGCCCGGCGGGACCTCCTTTATGGAGGGCTCTCGGCCTTGGAGTTTAAGGCCTTCCTCCCCGAGGGGACCTACTTCCTCATGGCCCGCCTTCCCCATAGCGCCCAGGACCTCCTCGAGGCCGGGGTGGCCGCCATCCCCGGGGAGGCCTTCTACCGGGAGGACCCCCCGGAGGGCCTCCTTCGCTTCGCCTTCTGCAAGAAGGAGGAGGAGCTCCACCTGGCCCTGGAGCGGCTTTCCCGGTTGAGGGAGGAAAGGGGGGCGTGGTAG
- the tpiA gene encoding triose-phosphate isomerase, whose translation MRRVLVAGNWKMHKTPSEARVWFRELKRLLPGGGSLLDSEVALLPAFPILPYAREVFGEGPVAYGAQDVSAHREGAYTGEVSARMLKDLGCRYAIVGHSERRRYHHETDTLVREKVLRLLEEGLTPILCVGEPLEVRERGEAVPYTLAQLEAALEGVELAGPERLVVAYEPVWAIGTGKNASPEDAEAMHQEIRQALARRYGEEFAARVRVLYGGSVNPKNFADLLSMPNVDGGLVGGASLELESFLALIKLAG comes from the coding sequence ATGCGCCGGGTCCTGGTGGCGGGCAACTGGAAGATGCACAAGACCCCCTCGGAGGCCCGGGTCTGGTTCCGGGAGCTCAAGCGCCTCCTCCCGGGAGGCGGCTCGCTTCTGGACTCGGAGGTGGCCCTCCTTCCCGCCTTCCCCATCCTCCCCTACGCCCGGGAGGTCTTCGGGGAGGGGCCGGTGGCCTACGGGGCCCAGGACGTCTCCGCCCACCGGGAAGGGGCCTACACGGGGGAGGTCTCGGCCCGGATGCTCAAGGACCTGGGCTGCCGCTACGCCATCGTGGGCCACTCGGAGAGGCGCCGGTACCACCACGAGACGGACACCCTGGTGCGGGAGAAGGTCCTGCGCCTCCTCGAGGAGGGCCTCACCCCCATCCTCTGCGTGGGGGAACCTTTGGAGGTGCGGGAGCGGGGCGAGGCCGTCCCCTACACCCTGGCCCAGCTCGAGGCCGCCCTGGAGGGGGTGGAGCTTGCTGGCCCCGAGCGGCTGGTGGTGGCCTACGAGCCCGTCTGGGCCATCGGCACCGGGAAGAACGCCTCCCCCGAGGACGCGGAGGCCATGCACCAGGAAATCCGCCAGGCCCTCGCCCGCCGCTACGGGGAGGAGTTCGCGGCCCGGGTGCGCGTTCTCTACGGGGGAAGCGTGAACCCCAAAAACTTCGCCGACCTCCTTTCCATGCCCAACGTGGACGGGGGGCTGGTGGGCGGGGCGAGCCTGGAGCTGGAGAGCTTCCTGGCCCTGATTAAACTTGCGGGTTAA
- a CDS encoding phosphoglycerate kinase: MRTLKDLDPRGKRVLVRVDYNVPLKEGVVQDETRILESLPTLRHLLEGGASLVLLSHLGRPKGPDPKYSLAPVAEALRRHLPSARFVPHAPGSEEAFREVQGLTPGEVVLLENVRFEPGEEKNDPDLSARYARLGEAFVLDAFGSAHRAHASVVGVARLLPAYAGFLMEKEVRALSRLLENPERPYAVVLGGAKVSDKIGVIESLLPRIDRLLVGGAMAFTFLKALGKEVGGSLVEEDRLDLARSLLRRAEELGVEVHLPEDVVAAERIEAGVPTRVFPAGAIPSPYMGLDIGPRTREAFAAALRGVRTAFWNGPMGVFEVPPFDEGTLSVGRALAALEGAFTVVGGGDSVAAVNRLGLKDRFSHVSTGGGASLEFLEKGTLPGVEVLK; encoded by the coding sequence ATGCGGACGCTGAAGGACCTGGACCCTAGGGGCAAGCGGGTGCTGGTGCGGGTGGACTACAACGTCCCCCTGAAGGAGGGGGTGGTCCAGGACGAGACCCGGATCCTGGAAAGCCTGCCCACCCTGCGCCACCTCCTGGAGGGCGGGGCCTCCTTGGTCCTCCTCTCCCACCTGGGAAGGCCCAAGGGGCCGGACCCCAAGTACTCCCTGGCCCCCGTGGCCGAGGCCCTGAGGCGCCACCTCCCCTCGGCCCGCTTCGTCCCCCACGCCCCGGGCTCGGAGGAGGCCTTCCGGGAGGTCCAGGGCCTTACCCCCGGGGAGGTGGTCCTCCTGGAGAACGTCCGCTTTGAGCCCGGGGAGGAGAAGAACGACCCGGACCTTTCCGCCCGCTACGCCCGGCTGGGGGAGGCCTTCGTCCTGGACGCCTTCGGAAGCGCCCACCGGGCCCACGCCAGCGTGGTGGGGGTGGCGAGGCTCCTCCCCGCCTACGCCGGCTTCCTCATGGAGAAGGAGGTGCGGGCCCTCTCGCGCCTTTTGGAAAACCCCGAGAGGCCCTACGCGGTGGTCCTGGGCGGGGCCAAGGTCTCGGACAAGATCGGGGTCATAGAGAGCCTCCTTCCCCGGATAGACCGGCTCCTGGTGGGCGGGGCCATGGCCTTCACCTTCCTCAAGGCCCTGGGCAAGGAGGTGGGCGGGAGCCTAGTGGAGGAGGACCGGCTGGACCTGGCCCGAAGCCTCCTGCGCCGGGCGGAGGAGCTGGGGGTTGAGGTCCACCTGCCCGAGGACGTGGTGGCGGCCGAAAGGATCGAGGCCGGGGTGCCCACCCGGGTCTTTCCGGCGGGGGCCATCCCCTCCCCCTATATGGGGCTGGACATCGGCCCCAGGACCCGCGAGGCCTTCGCCGCGGCCCTTAGGGGGGTGCGGACGGCCTTTTGGAACGGGCCCATGGGGGTGTTTGAGGTGCCCCCCTTTGACGAGGGGACCCTGAGCGTGGGCCGGGCCTTGGCGGCCCTCGAGGGCGCCTTCACCGTGGTGGGCGGGGGCGACTCGGTGGCGGCGGTGAACCGGCTGGGCCTGAAGGACCGGTTCAGCCACGTCTCCACCGGGGGCGGGGCCAGCCTGGAGTTCCTGGAGAAGGGCACGCTGCCGGGGGTGGAGGTCCTGAAGTGA
- the gap gene encoding type I glyceraldehyde-3-phosphate dehydrogenase, producing the protein MKIGINGFGRIGRQVFRILHQRGLEVALVNDLTDNKTLAHLLKYDSVYGRFPGEVGYDEENLYVDGKAIRATAIKDPAQLPWKELGVGLVIESTGVFTDAEKARAHLEAGAKKVIITAPAKGEDITIVLGVNHEQYDPAKHHILSNASCTTNSLAPVMKVLDEAFGVEKALMTTVHSYTNDQRLLDLPHKDLRRARAAAINIIPTTTGAAKATALTLPQLKGKFDGMALRVPTPTGSISDITALLKREVSAEEVNAALKAAALGPLKGILAYTEDEIVLQDIVMDPHSSIVDGKLTKAIGNLVKVFAWYDNEWGYSNRVADLVELVLKKGA; encoded by the coding sequence ATGAAGATTGGCATCAACGGCTTCGGACGCATCGGCAGGCAGGTCTTCCGGATCCTCCACCAGAGGGGCCTCGAGGTGGCCCTGGTCAACGACCTGACCGACAACAAGACCCTGGCCCACCTCCTCAAGTACGACTCCGTCTACGGCCGCTTCCCCGGCGAGGTGGGCTACGACGAGGAGAACCTCTACGTGGACGGAAAGGCCATCCGGGCCACGGCCATCAAGGACCCGGCCCAGCTCCCTTGGAAGGAGCTCGGGGTGGGGCTGGTCATCGAGTCCACCGGCGTCTTCACCGACGCTGAGAAGGCCCGGGCCCACCTCGAGGCCGGGGCCAAGAAGGTCATCATCACCGCCCCCGCCAAGGGGGAGGACATCACCATCGTCCTAGGGGTGAACCACGAGCAGTACGACCCCGCAAAGCACCACATCCTCTCCAACGCCAGCTGCACCACCAACTCCCTGGCCCCGGTCATGAAGGTCCTGGACGAGGCCTTCGGGGTGGAGAAGGCCCTCATGACCACCGTCCACTCCTACACCAACGACCAGCGCCTCCTGGACCTGCCCCACAAGGACCTGCGCCGGGCCCGGGCGGCCGCCATCAACATCATCCCCACCACCACCGGCGCGGCCAAGGCCACGGCCCTCACCCTGCCCCAGCTCAAGGGCAAGTTTGACGGCATGGCCCTGCGGGTGCCCACGCCCACGGGAAGCATCTCCGACATCACCGCCCTCCTCAAGCGGGAGGTGAGCGCCGAGGAGGTGAACGCCGCCCTCAAGGCCGCCGCCCTAGGCCCCCTGAAGGGCATCCTGGCCTACACCGAGGACGAGATCGTCCTGCAGGACATCGTCATGGACCCCCACTCCTCCATCGTGGACGGCAAGCTCACCAAGGCCATCGGCAACCTGGTCAAGGTCTTCGCCTGGTACGACAACGAGTGGGGCTACTCCAACCGGGTGGCGGACCTGGTGGAGCTGGTCCTGAAGAAGGGGGCCTAA
- the smpB gene encoding SsrA-binding protein SmpB encodes MALENRRARHDYEILETYEAGIALKGTEVKSLRAGKVDFTGSFAKFEDGELYLENLYIAPYEKGSYTNVDPRRKRKLLLHRHELNKLRGKVEQKGLTLVPLKIYFNERGYAKVLLGLARGRRAYEKRREDKKEAVRRALEEW; translated from the coding sequence GTGGCGCTGGAGAACCGGCGGGCCCGGCACGACTACGAGATCCTGGAGACCTACGAGGCGGGGATCGCCCTCAAGGGGACGGAGGTGAAGTCCTTGCGGGCGGGAAAGGTGGACTTCACGGGGAGCTTCGCCAAGTTTGAGGACGGGGAACTCTATCTGGAAAACCTCTATATTGCCCCCTACGAGAAGGGCTCCTACACAAATGTGGACCCCCGCAGGAAGCGGAAGCTCCTCCTCCACCGCCACGAGCTCAACAAGCTTCGGGGGAAGGTGGAGCAAAAGGGGCTGACCCTGGTGCCGCTGAAGATTTACTTCAACGAGCGGGGCTACGCCAAGGTCCTCCTGGGGCTGGCTCGAGGCCGCAGGGCCTACGAGAAGCGCAGGGAGGACAAGAAGGAGGCGGTGCGCCGCGCCCTGGAGGAGTGGTGA